The following nucleotide sequence is from Bacteroidales bacterium.
CATTTATCCATTTTTCTAAACGTGGATCGTTTACGTTGTCATTGTAAACCCAAGTTTCGTTTCCTGTATTATAAGGCGGGTCTATATAGATGCATTTCACTTTCCCTTCATATTCCGGCAACAAAGCTTTTAATGCTTCTAAATTATCTCCATGAATTATTTTGTTTCCACTACCAGTTTCTTTTTCTGATTGATTTCCATTATCAAAACCATAAGTATGCTCTAAAACTTTAAAAGGAACATCTATATGATGGTTTATAACCTTATCTTTTCCTATCCAGTGTAATGTAGGCATGGTATCTTTTTTTACAAAATCAAAATAAACTACTTTTTTGTAGAAATAAATAACTCTTTTAAATCAATGTCCAATAATTCTGCAATTTGAGACATTGTTTCCATCGGTGGTTGACTTTTGTTTGTGCACCATCTTGATACGGTTGCTTCATTTTTGCCCATTTTCTCAGCAAGCCATTTTCCTGTACGATGTTGTTCTGCTAATACGGCTTTAAGCCTATTTATTGGTTTCATCATGTGAATCAATTGATATATTTTGCAAAGATATTGATTTTACTCAAACAAATTTCACAATTGCAATTTTATTCTCATTCCTTCACCAAAAACCTCAATTCCGGGTCATTTTTGATGCGTTCCATTTCATCAATTACAATTTGTTTCACTTCTGATTTAATTCGGTCGTAGTTGGTTTGGATTTCCTCTTTTAGGAGGTCGTTGCCGTCAGTATCGCGGAAGTCGATAATTTCGGGGATGTTTTGGTAGCGGACGGTTTCGCGTTTTACCTTTTCGTTATCCACCACAATTTCCGCATGGAAAATTTTCTGTTCGATCCGTTCCTCGAAATTATCGGAAACCGAACCGACAAACATTCCTTGCGTGAGATTGGAAATTTTACTCGCCGGAATCAAGCTATCCATTTGAGTGCTGATGGAAGTGGATTTATCTTGTCGGTTGATGGTTAGGGATTGTCGTTTTTGCAAGACTTTTCCAAAACGTTCGGAAAGTGTTTTGGCAGTTTCGCCAACCACTTGACCGGAAAAAACATTCCCAACTGTGTTTTGGATAACCTTACTTTCCTTGTCGCCGTAATCTCGTGTGAGTTGGCTATAATCCTGAAACCCCAAACAAACGGCTACTTTATTACTTCGGGCAGTGGCTATTAAGTTATCCAATCCACGAAAATATATTGTCGGCAACTCATCAATTATTACGGAACTCTTTAATTGTCCTTTCTTGTTGATTAGCTTCACAATACGACTATTGTATAATCCCAACGCCGCCGAATAGATATTTTGGCGGTCGGGATTATTGCCGACAACCAACACTTTAGGTTCTTGCGGATTGTTGATGTCCAAAGTAAAATCATCGCCTGTCATTACCCAATACAAAGCCGGACTTATCATTCTGGAAAGCGGAATTTTCGCCGATGCAATCTGTCCTTGCAATTGGTCTTGCGCTCCGCCCTCCCAAGCATCCATAAAGGGAGAAAGATAGTTTTCCAATTCGGGATAAGATGTTAGAATGGTAAATGTATCGGCATACTTCTTATTCAGAA
It contains:
- a CDS encoding helix-turn-helix domain-containing protein, translated to MKPINRLKAVLAEQHRTGKWLAEKMGKNEATVSRWCTNKSQPPMETMSQIAELLDIDLKELFISTKK